The Cucumis melo cultivar AY chromosome 6, USDA_Cmelo_AY_1.0, whole genome shotgun sequence genome includes a region encoding these proteins:
- the LOC103483941 gene encoding uncharacterized protein LOC103483941 isoform X1 — MAKFNVVQKQRRAVRAQIKRDAHGDPLTKKLKIKQQPTYVSNKRKRKLMKKKRREEKEALQMGLTNMEDVEMAVAEELKNTNRTSTKFHVKKSVRLRQLRSKGKKNKGKSSSSSGSTASGDAMVE; from the exons ATGGCGAAATTCAATGTAGTTCAGAAGCAAAGACGGGCTGTTAGAGCTCAGATAAAGAGAGACGCCCATGGTGATCCTTTGACCAAGAAGCTCAAGATCAAGCAACAGCCTACTTATGTATCCAACAAGCGTAAGCGCAAATTGATGAAGAAAAAACGCAGA GAAGAGAAGGAAGCTTTACAGATGGGTCTCACGAACATGGAAGATGTTGAAATGGCTGTTGCTGAAG AACTTAAAAACACCAACCGGACGTCCACCAAGTTCCATGTGAAGAAGAGTGTAAGGCTCAGGCAATTAAGGAGCAAAG GCAAGAAGAATAAAGGGAAATCTTCTTCAAGTTCGGGTTCTACAGCATCAGGCGATGCTATGGTAGAGTAA
- the LOC103483941 gene encoding uncharacterized protein LOC103483941 isoform X3 gives MAKFNVVQKQRRAVRAQIKRDAHGDPLTKKLKIKQQPTYVSNKRKRKLMKKKRREEKEALQMGLTNMEDVEMAVAEELKNTNRTSTKFHVKKSVRLRQLRSKGKQEE, from the exons ATGGCGAAATTCAATGTAGTTCAGAAGCAAAGACGGGCTGTTAGAGCTCAGATAAAGAGAGACGCCCATGGTGATCCTTTGACCAAGAAGCTCAAGATCAAGCAACAGCCTACTTATGTATCCAACAAGCGTAAGCGCAAATTGATGAAGAAAAAACGCAGA GAAGAGAAGGAAGCTTTACAGATGGGTCTCACGAACATGGAAGATGTTGAAATGGCTGTTGCTGAAG AACTTAAAAACACCAACCGGACGTCCACCAAGTTCCATGTGAAGAAGAGTGTAAGGCTCAGGCAATTAAGGAGCAAAGGCAA GCAAGAAGAATAA
- the LOC103483941 gene encoding uncharacterized protein LOC103483941 isoform X2 yields the protein MAKFNVVQKQRRAVRAQIKRDAHGDPLTKKLKIKQQPTYVSNKRKRKLMKKKRREEKEALQMGLTNMEDVEMAVAEAKDSPQILEAIGRIFIPGEWVNCHDKWRTFLLDGRAV from the exons ATGGCGAAATTCAATGTAGTTCAGAAGCAAAGACGGGCTGTTAGAGCTCAGATAAAGAGAGACGCCCATGGTGATCCTTTGACCAAGAAGCTCAAGATCAAGCAACAGCCTACTTATGTATCCAACAAGCGTAAGCGCAAATTGATGAAGAAAAAACGCAGA GAAGAGAAGGAAGCTTTACAGATGGGTCTCACGAACATGGAAGATGTTGAAATGGCTGTTGCTGAAG CCAAAGATTCCCCCCAAATACTCGAAGCTATAGGAAGAATATTTATACCTGGTGAATGGGTGAACTGTCATGACAAATGGAGAACCTTTCTATTAGATGGGAGAGCTGTATGA
- the LOC103483942 gene encoding auxin-responsive protein SAUR36-like: protein MRRIRGFKLGKHIRRISNWILHRRRRNRSGYSLLSSPRSTKPIAKLLRWGRRLTDGAKSICSSRRRLSYVPLDRDSEEKKSAAVPKGHLAVYVGQNDGEFHRVLVPVIYFNHPLFGELLREAEEEYGFQHQGGITIPCPYAEFENVQSRIKSGCTRRKAPWKKLGCYGD from the coding sequence ATGAGACGAATCAGAGGATTCAAACTCGGCAAACACATCCGTCGGATTTCCAACTGGATTCTCCACAGACGGCGCCGGAACCGGTCTGGATACTCTTTGTTGAGCTCCCCACGCTCAACCAAGCCGATTGCAAAGCTGTTACGCTGGGGAAGGCGATTGACGGACGGAGCGAAATCGATCTGTTCGAGTAGAAGGAGATTGAGTTATGTCCCGTTAGATCGTGATTCGGAGGAGAAAAAATCTGCGGCGGTTCCTAAAGGTCATTTGGCTGTATACGTTGGACAAAACGATGGTGAGTTCCACCGCGTTCTTGTGCCAGTGATTTACTTTAATCATCCTCTGTTTGGGGAGCTTCTGAGAGAAGCGGAGGAGGAGTACGGATTCCAACATCAAGGTGGAATCACGATTCCTTGTCCGTACGCGGAGTTCGAGAATGTTCAGTCGAGAATTAAGTCGGGTTGTACTCGCCGGAAAGCGCCATGGAAGAAGCTTGGGTGTTATGGAGATTGA